From the genome of Corallococcus exiguus:
ATGGTCGAGCAGCCAGCGTTTGCGTTCCAGGCCTCCTGCATAACCAGTGAGCGAGGCATTGGCACCGACAACGCGATGGCACGGGACGACGATGCTGATGGGATTTGCGCCATTGGCCAGGCCCACGGCGCGGATGGCCTTGGGGCGTCCGATGCGTTCGGCGAGCCGGCCGTAGGTGGTCGTCGTTCCCGCGGGAATCTCCCGGAGGGCGCGCCAGACCTCGCGCTGGAAGGGCGTGCCGCCGGTCTCCACGGGGAGGGCCGCGATGGCGCTCAGGTCTCCGCGCAGGTACGCCTGGAGCGCGGAGGTGCGGCCGGAAGGGTCGCGCGCGGGTTCGAGGACGCAGCCGTTCTCGCCGTAGTGCAGGCGCAGGAGCCGGTGCATACGGGCCTCGTAGCCCTCCCAGTCCAGCGCGCGCAGGCGGCCTTCCTCATCACAGACGAGGAGCGCCACGCCGGCGGGAGTGGGCGAGGAATCGATGAAGAAGCGCGGACGGTCAGGCATGGGCTTTCCGGCGGGGAGGA
Proteins encoded in this window:
- the ogt gene encoding methylated-DNA--[protein]-cysteine S-methyltransferase; protein product: MPDRPRFFIDSSPTPAGVALLVCDEEGRLRALDWEGYEARMHRLLRLHYGENGCVLEPARDPSGRTSALQAYLRGDLSAIAALPVETGGTPFQREVWRALREIPAGTTTTYGRLAERIGRPKAIRAVGLANGANPISIVVPCHRVVGANASLTGYAGGLERKRWLLDHEQTHA